In Hyphomicrobiales bacterium, a single window of DNA contains:
- a CDS encoding S-(hydroxymethyl)glutathione dehydrogenase/class III alcohol dehydrogenase: MKTRAAVAFAAGKPLEIVEVDLEGPKAGEVLVEVKATGICHTDEFTLSGADPEGLFPAILGHEGAGVVVDVGPGVTTVKKGDHVIPLYTPECRQCPSCLSRKTNLCTAIRSTQGQGLMPDGTSRFSYKGQKIHHYMGCSTFSNYTVLPEIAVAKVNPAAPFDKICYIGCGVTTGVGAVLNTAKVEQGATAAVFGLGGIGLNVIQGLKMAGADMIIGVDLNNSKKEWGERFGMTHFVNPAEIEGDVVSHIVNMTKRGADQIGGADYTFDCTGNVKVMRQALECSHRGWGQSVIIGVAGAGQEISTRPFQLVTGRTWKGTAFGGARGRTDVPKIVDWYMDGKIQIDPMITHILPLEDINKAFDLMHEGKSIRSVVVF; this comes from the coding sequence ATGAAGACGCGCGCAGCTGTGGCTTTTGCAGCAGGCAAACCTTTGGAAATTGTCGAGGTGGATCTGGAGGGCCCGAAGGCAGGCGAAGTCCTCGTCGAAGTGAAGGCCACCGGCATCTGCCACACCGACGAATTCACCCTCTCGGGCGCTGATCCCGAAGGCCTGTTCCCGGCCATCCTCGGACATGAAGGTGCAGGCGTCGTGGTCGACGTGGGCCCGGGCGTGACCACCGTGAAGAAGGGTGACCATGTCATTCCGCTCTACACGCCGGAATGCCGCCAGTGCCCCTCCTGCCTGTCGCGCAAGACCAACCTCTGCACGGCCATTCGCTCGACGCAAGGTCAGGGGCTGATGCCCGACGGCACCTCGCGCTTCTCCTACAAGGGGCAGAAGATTCATCACTACATGGGCTGTTCGACCTTCTCGAACTACACGGTGCTGCCCGAGATCGCGGTGGCCAAGGTCAATCCAGCCGCCCCCTTCGACAAGATCTGCTACATCGGCTGCGGCGTCACCACGGGCGTGGGCGCGGTCCTCAACACGGCCAAGGTCGAACAGGGCGCTACCGCCGCCGTCTTCGGCCTCGGCGGCATCGGCCTCAACGTGATCCAGGGTCTCAAGATGGCCGGCGCCGACATGATCATCGGCGTGGACCTCAACAACTCCAAGAAGGAGTGGGGCGAGCGCTTCGGCATGACCCATTTCGTCAATCCGGCCGAGATCGAGGGCGACGTCGTCTCCCACATCGTCAACATGACGAAGCGTGGTGCTGACCAGATCGGCGGCGCCGACTACACCTTCGACTGCACGGGCAATGTGAAGGTCATGCGCCAGGCGCTGGAATGTTCGCACCGCGGCTGGGGCCAGTCGGTCATCATCGGCGTGGCGGGCGCGGGCCAGGAGATTTCCACCCGTCCCTTCCAGCTTGTGACCGGGCGCACATGGAAGGGCACGGCCTTCGGCGGTGCCCGCGGTCGCACCGACGTTCCGAAGATCGTCGACTGGTACATGGACGGCAAGATCCAGATTGATCCCATGATCACCCACATCCTGCCGCTGGAAGACATCAACAAGGCCTTCGATCTCATGCACGAAGGCAAGTCGATCAGAAGCGTCGTCGTATTCTGA
- the gfa gene encoding S-(hydroxymethyl)glutathione synthase translates to MARKAVKKAAKAKKAARKPARKSAPAIALHPSIDKGVAKSGKKGFAGGRLTCNCSTDPVVVELSSQSMHNHACGCTKCWKPEGAIFSVVAVVPSDKVKVVQNGDKLKVVDPSALIQRHACTGCGAHLHGPVERAGHPFQGLTFVHTELSRDKGWSPPTFAAFVSSAIEGGVPPSRMPAIRKRLKQLGLEPYDCLSPALMDYLATEAAKKSGTYRES, encoded by the coding sequence ATGGCGCGTAAGGCAGTTAAGAAGGCCGCAAAGGCAAAGAAGGCAGCACGCAAGCCCGCGCGGAAAAGCGCTCCGGCAATTGCGTTGCATCCCTCGATCGACAAGGGCGTTGCCAAATCCGGCAAGAAGGGCTTCGCGGGCGGCAGGCTCACCTGCAACTGCAGCACCGACCCGGTGGTGGTCGAACTGTCGTCGCAGAGCATGCATAACCATGCCTGCGGCTGCACCAAGTGCTGGAAGCCGGAAGGCGCCATCTTCTCGGTCGTGGCCGTTGTGCCGAGCGACAAGGTGAAGGTCGTGCAGAACGGCGACAAGCTGAAGGTCGTCGACCCCTCCGCCCTCATCCAGCGCCATGCCTGCACCGGCTGCGGCGCCCATCTCCATGGTCCCGTGGAACGTGCCGGCCACCCCTTCCAGGGATTGACCTTCGTCCACACTGAACTGTCCAGGGACAAGGGCTGGTCGCCGCCCACCTTCGCAGCTTTCGTCTCGTCTGCCATCGAAGGCGGCGTGCCGCCCTCCAGGATGCCCGCCATCCGCAAGCGCCTCAAGCAGCTTGGCCTTGAGCCCTATGACTGCCTGTCGCCGGCACTGATGGACTATCTCGCCACTGAAGCTGCCAAGAAATCAGGCACCTATCGCGAGAGTTGA
- a CDS encoding glucan biosynthesis protein G — protein MNTSRRNFIGQAARLAALATALKSGFVPEAAAEDMYGPFTDFRDDFVRNLARDLAAKPFVDEKIEMPAGFDVSTYDQYRDIRFNPDRAIWKGEEHKFSFDLFHSGFLFTRPVDIYVVQDGRQAKLNYDPALFVFGPSVKRPDGKTDLHYAGFRLRHPINSPDVDDEFLVFQGASYFRAVGKGLLYGLSARGLAVDTGQPSGEEFPFFKSFWIRRPEPATGIIVVEALLDSPSVTGAYRFSVKPGEDTQMDTEVTLFPRRDLPHVGIAPLTSMFLFNAIGRPVEDYRNAVHDSDGLMMQTGTGEWLWRPLSNPKTLQVSAFQDKSPRGFGLMQRTRRYEDFLDLESRYERRPSLWVEPIGDWGAGFVQLFEIPTQLETNDNIVSYWQPKDALAAGASYTFVYRLHWCEHWPAEQPPPVGLVSYSGSGVDYNYTANPPAYDPNLRLYVVEFDGGPGAGEFTADVTASAGTISKIVTYPNPVKNTTRLSFAHDTTGIDVAELRAVIKRGGVIAGETWLFRWTRS, from the coding sequence ATGAACACGTCCCGCAGGAATTTCATCGGGCAGGCAGCGCGACTCGCTGCGCTCGCCACCGCCCTCAAGTCGGGATTCGTACCCGAAGCCGCCGCCGAAGACATGTATGGACCGTTCACGGATTTTCGTGACGACTTCGTCCGCAATCTCGCCCGCGATCTCGCGGCCAAGCCCTTCGTCGACGAGAAGATCGAGATGCCCGCCGGATTCGACGTGAGCACATACGACCAGTACCGCGACATCCGTTTCAACCCGGACCGGGCGATCTGGAAGGGTGAGGAACACAAGTTCTCCTTCGACCTCTTTCACTCCGGATTCCTGTTCACGCGTCCGGTCGACATCTACGTCGTGCAGGACGGCCGGCAGGCCAAGCTGAACTACGATCCCGCACTCTTCGTCTTCGGCCCTTCGGTGAAGCGCCCCGACGGCAAGACGGATCTGCATTATGCCGGTTTCCGCCTCCGCCATCCCATCAACTCACCCGATGTCGATGACGAGTTTCTCGTTTTCCAGGGCGCCTCCTACTTTCGCGCCGTCGGCAAGGGATTGCTTTATGGTTTGTCGGCGCGCGGCCTCGCCGTCGACACGGGCCAGCCCTCTGGCGAGGAGTTCCCCTTCTTCAAGTCGTTCTGGATTCGCAGGCCCGAACCCGCCACCGGGATCATCGTGGTGGAAGCCCTTCTCGACAGTCCCTCGGTCACGGGCGCCTACCGCTTTTCCGTGAAGCCCGGAGAAGACACGCAGATGGACACGGAAGTGACGCTGTTCCCGCGCCGTGACCTGCCGCATGTCGGTATCGCGCCGCTGACCAGCATGTTCCTTTTCAACGCCATCGGCCGCCCGGTGGAAGACTATCGCAACGCCGTCCATGATTCGGATGGACTGATGATGCAGACGGGAACCGGGGAATGGCTCTGGCGCCCTCTCTCAAATCCCAAGACGCTGCAAGTAAGCGCCTTCCAGGACAAGAGCCCGCGCGGCTTTGGCCTGATGCAGCGCACGCGCCGCTACGAGGACTTTCTCGATCTCGAATCCCGCTATGAGCGCCGCCCCAGCCTGTGGGTTGAACCGATCGGCGACTGGGGAGCAGGCTTCGTGCAGCTCTTCGAAATCCCGACGCAGCTTGAGACCAACGACAACATCGTTTCCTACTGGCAGCCCAAGGACGCGCTTGCCGCGGGGGCGAGCTACACCTTTGTTTACCGGCTGCACTGGTGCGAGCACTGGCCTGCGGAGCAACCGCCGCCTGTTGGCCTCGTGTCCTATTCTGGCTCCGGCGTGGACTACAACTACACCGCCAATCCGCCCGCCTACGATCCCAACCTCCGCCTCTACGTGGTGGAGTTCGATGGTGGGCCGGGAGCTGGTGAATTCACCGCGGACGTGACCGCAAGCGCGGGCACCATCAGCAAGATCGTGACCTATCCCAATCCGGTCAAGAACACGACGCGCCTCTCCTTTGCCCACGATACCACAGGCATCGACGTCGCCGAACTGCGCGCCGTCATCAAGCGCGGCGGCGTGATCGCGGGTGAGACGTGGCTTTTCAGGTGGACACGGTCTTGA
- the mdoH gene encoding glucans biosynthesis glucosyltransferase MdoH, translating to MAFQVDTVLIHMPPESRLDMPVQSLTTCTAPERSHRPSADVYLARIFVFGLTALLTSAGTYGMYEVISPVNVTWLQLFFAAVFAMTFTWISFACASAIVGFAVLLRNKAPAPLPHAEIGRTALLMPVYNENPQQVFATLERMARSLIWQGAQRHFDIFILSDTRNDPVAVEELQCFQSLRTALRGEMGVYYRRRADNHHRKAGNIADFVSRWGGSYDHMIVLDADSEMSGALLVSLASAMAADPAAGIIQTLPLLRNRWSPYARMTQFAGRVYGPVVAAGLAAWHGRDGNYWGHNAIIRTRAFAHSAGLPELRGRKPFGGHILSHDFIEAALMRRAGWAVYMLPHLQGSYEETPPSLIDLATRDKRWAQGNLQHIKIVAAKGLSWVSRVHLVQGIMSYLASPLWLLMLLAGLGLALVARYTEPNYFSEGFSLFPAWPVFDPELALRLLGVTGIVLYLPKCLGLVLALRDPDLRKGCGGATGLIRSVAAETVLSMLLSPVMMLLQTRFVIDIVMGRDSGWNTQNRDDAAVPFAETLHRHAIHALAGLILGAASFAISWATFLWFLPIMAGLVLSPAVSWATGHPAIGRALWRANVFRIPEEDEAAATPVAITTVLQAAE from the coding sequence GTGGCTTTTCAGGTGGACACGGTCTTGATCCACATGCCGCCGGAATCCCGGCTCGACATGCCGGTGCAAAGCCTCACGACGTGCACCGCGCCCGAGCGGTCGCATCGCCCTTCGGCGGATGTGTATCTGGCGCGCATCTTCGTGTTCGGATTGACGGCGCTCCTCACCAGCGCCGGCACCTATGGCATGTACGAGGTGATCAGCCCTGTGAACGTCACGTGGCTGCAGCTCTTCTTCGCCGCCGTCTTCGCGATGACCTTCACCTGGATTTCCTTCGCCTGCGCCAGCGCCATCGTGGGCTTCGCCGTACTGTTGCGCAACAAGGCACCGGCCCCGTTGCCGCACGCGGAAATCGGCCGGACGGCATTGCTCATGCCAGTCTACAATGAAAACCCGCAGCAGGTCTTCGCCACGCTGGAACGCATGGCGCGCAGCCTCATCTGGCAGGGCGCGCAACGCCATTTCGACATCTTCATTCTCAGCGACACCCGCAACGACCCGGTGGCGGTGGAAGAGTTGCAGTGCTTCCAGTCGCTCCGCACCGCGCTGCGTGGCGAGATGGGCGTCTACTACCGCCGCCGCGCCGACAATCATCACCGCAAGGCCGGCAACATAGCCGACTTCGTCAGCCGCTGGGGCGGCTCCTACGATCACATGATCGTCCTCGATGCCGACAGCGAGATGAGCGGGGCACTCCTCGTATCCCTGGCATCGGCCATGGCGGCGGACCCGGCTGCGGGCATCATCCAGACACTGCCGCTGCTGCGCAACCGCTGGAGTCCCTATGCGCGCATGACGCAGTTTGCCGGACGGGTCTATGGCCCGGTCGTGGCCGCAGGCCTTGCGGCCTGGCACGGGCGCGACGGCAACTACTGGGGCCACAACGCCATCATCAGGACGCGAGCCTTCGCGCACTCTGCGGGACTTCCCGAACTGCGGGGACGGAAACCTTTCGGCGGCCACATCCTTAGCCATGACTTCATCGAGGCTGCCCTCATGCGCCGCGCCGGTTGGGCCGTCTACATGCTGCCGCACCTGCAAGGGTCCTACGAGGAAACGCCGCCGTCGCTGATTGATCTCGCAACACGTGACAAACGCTGGGCCCAGGGCAATTTGCAGCACATCAAGATCGTTGCAGCGAAGGGCCTGAGCTGGGTCAGCCGCGTGCATCTCGTCCAGGGCATCATGTCCTATCTCGCTTCGCCGCTGTGGCTGTTGATGCTGCTGGCGGGTCTCGGTCTCGCACTTGTGGCGCGTTACACCGAGCCCAATTATTTCTCGGAGGGCTTCTCGCTCTTCCCGGCCTGGCCCGTGTTCGATCCGGAGCTGGCGCTGCGCCTCCTCGGCGTCACGGGTATCGTTCTCTACCTGCCCAAGTGCCTCGGCCTCGTGCTGGCGCTGCGCGACCCCGATCTGCGCAAGGGCTGCGGCGGGGCCACGGGGCTCATCCGCAGCGTTGCCGCCGAAACCGTTCTCTCCATGTTGCTGTCGCCGGTGATGATGCTGTTGCAGACGCGCTTCGTGATCGACATCGTCATGGGCCGCGACTCCGGCTGGAACACCCAGAATCGCGACGACGCTGCCGTGCCCTTTGCCGAAACACTGCACCGCCACGCCATTCACGCGCTGGCAGGATTGATCCTGGGGGCTGCGAGTTTCGCAATCTCCTGGGCCACGTTCCTGTGGTTCCTTCCCATCATGGCCGGACTTGTGCTGTCCCCCGCCGTATCCTGGGCTACGGGCCATCCTGCCATTGGCCGTGCCCTGTGGCGCGCCAACGTCTTCCGCATTCCCGAGGAAGATGAAGCCGCCGCCACGCCCGTTGCCATCACCACAGTTCTGCAGGCGGCGGAATAG
- a CDS encoding sulfatase-like hydrolase/transferase — MGKPDLPPQRLRQRVLALLKRDLWKFIAAYVLLLAVMAWLGRWTPEYLAGRDLWHFLVTRMIVAMVMLGVLASFIRLFPAALLLAATLLLVGTISAIKRDATGEPFQVSDLFLSAHAPALLGYVDWSYWLAGALVIPAVVYALRSIRVRLWSLPLALVCAGLLSTYRLEPVVKWIHDNSYWIGVENLTFSQAESERMNGLATHLYFSTAGLRLKTFTDAEVRAAMAALDVPPPPPARTAPLPDVFVVLGEAWWRDPSDAQSPIDKLVAAGFTEGTAISPVYGGTTPNAEFEVLTGIPAHSFMSGIIPYQHFVQYFSEHTRSLPRLLHAFGYEAHAYHNFERRFWLRDQVYPLLGFASFDSMETMALQKQKNGWPTDAGLFAAVAKHIDSTAPQFHFIVTVQTHGPYAEDKARDAISGERHPGMTDYHERLSGAADAVVAFNEQLRARGKPYVLFVFGDHLPGTRTHQWKLGMKSETDPRLHQVPFLATSNSDDVAELRSRLQDKPLYCVAPLLTDWLKIPLADTYLRHMVNACAGNGAGGAAPSEAIIQHQLFSKTAG, encoded by the coding sequence ATGGGCAAGCCGGACCTGCCGCCGCAGCGCCTGCGGCAACGCGTGCTCGCCTTGCTCAAGCGTGATCTTTGGAAATTCATCGCCGCCTATGTGTTGCTGCTCGCGGTGATGGCCTGGCTTGGGCGCTGGACACCGGAGTATCTCGCAGGCCGTGACCTGTGGCATTTCCTCGTGACGCGGATGATCGTCGCCATGGTGATGCTGGGCGTGCTCGCATCCTTCATCCGGCTTTTTCCCGCAGCCCTGCTGCTGGCCGCCACGCTGCTGCTGGTCGGCACCATCTCGGCCATCAAGCGCGATGCCACGGGCGAACCGTTCCAGGTGAGTGATCTCTTTCTTTCCGCCCACGCACCGGCCCTGCTCGGTTATGTGGACTGGAGCTATTGGCTTGCGGGCGCACTCGTCATTCCGGCCGTGGTCTACGCGCTGCGCAGCATCCGCGTCCGCCTGTGGAGCCTGCCCCTTGCTCTCGTCTGCGCGGGACTGCTCTCCACCTACCGGCTGGAACCCGTGGTCAAGTGGATCCATGACAACTCCTACTGGATCGGGGTCGAGAACCTCACCTTCAGCCAGGCCGAGAGCGAACGCATGAACGGCCTCGCCACCCATCTCTATTTCTCCACGGCGGGCCTGCGCCTGAAGACCTTCACCGATGCAGAAGTGCGCGCCGCCATGGCGGCTCTCGATGTACCACCTCCGCCGCCAGCCCGCACGGCGCCCCTGCCTGACGTCTTTGTGGTGCTGGGCGAAGCCTGGTGGCGCGATCCGTCCGACGCGCAAAGCCCCATCGACAAGCTTGTCGCTGCTGGCTTCACTGAAGGCACGGCCATTTCGCCCGTCTATGGCGGCACCACGCCCAATGCGGAATTTGAAGTTCTGACAGGCATTCCCGCCCACAGCTTCATGTCCGGGATCATTCCCTATCAGCACTTCGTGCAGTATTTCAGTGAGCATACCCGCAGCTTGCCGCGCCTGCTGCACGCCTTCGGTTACGAGGCCCACGCCTATCACAACTTCGAACGGCGCTTCTGGCTGCGCGACCAGGTCTATCCCCTCCTTGGCTTCGCGAGCTTCGACAGCATGGAAACGATGGCGCTGCAGAAACAGAAGAACGGCTGGCCCACCGATGCCGGTTTGTTTGCAGCGGTGGCGAAACATATCGACAGCACCGCACCACAGTTCCACTTCATCGTCACCGTGCAGACTCACGGTCCCTATGCTGAAGACAAGGCGCGCGACGCGATCAGCGGCGAACGTCATCCCGGCATGACCGATTATCATGAACGGCTCTCCGGTGCCGCCGATGCCGTTGTTGCCTTCAATGAACAACTCAGAGCGCGCGGCAAGCCCTATGTGCTGTTTGTCTTTGGCGATCACCTGCCGGGCACGCGCACGCACCAGTGGAAGCTCGGCATGAAATCCGAGACAGACCCCCGCCTGCATCAGGTGCCCTTTCTCGCAACCAGCAACAGTGACGACGTCGCAGAATTGCGCTCCCGCCTGCAGGACAAGCCTCTCTACTGTGTGGCGCCTCTGCTCACGGATTGGCTCAAGATCCCGTTGGCAGACACCTATCTGCGCCATATGGTGAACGCCTGCGCCGGGAACGGGGCAGGAGGTGCAGCTCCCTCCGAAGCCATCATCCAGCATCAGCTCTTTTCAAAGACGGCCGGCTGA
- a CDS encoding SLC13 family permease, producing the protein MSSVTSEQLLALGLVAGMMAMFVWGRIRYDLVAVCTLLLAVVLGVVPAKEMFSGFSDDITIIVGSALVVSAAISRSGIIDFAARRYLPATLNVRMQLIVLIVTVAVLSAFVKNIGALAIMLPIALQFARRSNVPPSVFLMPMSFASLLGGLITLVGTSPNIVVSRVREELTGQPFAMFDYAPIGILLTIAGLGFMAAFSWLVPQRVRVNLSAEDAMDIRDYLVEAKVPAKASAEGMTIARLLSLAGEDVTIISILRAGSLQIRPLPDATLAAGDVVLIEGPADLVDRLVVDAGLDLTGQRELAPDGETGTVISMETVITEDSRLVGASAETLRLFHNHGVNLLAVSRRNQRLSQKLGTVRFRPGDILLLQGQETGLVTLMRDMGLLPLAERKVLLGSVRHAVVPVAILVAAMAATSTGFVPVATAFFAAATAMAMFGVLPLRDLYHSVEAPILMMLAALIPVSQSLQATGTTDLLASGLSRAGEGLPIHGAIALVMVAAMAVTPFLNNAATVLVVAPIAAKFAEGLGYRPEAFLMAVAIGAGCDFLTPIGHQCNTLVMGPGGYRFTDYMRLGLPLSLLVIILAVPALALIWA; encoded by the coding sequence ATGAGCAGCGTCACGTCTGAGCAACTCCTGGCGCTAGGGCTGGTCGCCGGGATGATGGCCATGTTTGTGTGGGGCCGGATCCGCTACGATCTTGTCGCCGTCTGCACCCTGCTTCTCGCCGTCGTGCTGGGCGTTGTGCCTGCCAAAGAGATGTTCTCCGGCTTCAGCGATGACATCACCATCATCGTGGGCAGTGCGCTGGTTGTCAGTGCGGCGATTTCGCGAAGCGGCATCATTGATTTTGCCGCGCGGCGCTATCTCCCCGCAACCCTCAATGTCCGCATGCAGCTGATCGTGCTCATCGTCACCGTGGCGGTGCTGTCGGCCTTCGTGAAAAACATTGGTGCTCTCGCCATCATGCTGCCGATTGCGCTGCAGTTCGCGCGCCGCTCCAACGTGCCACCGTCCGTGTTTCTCATGCCCATGTCCTTTGCATCGCTGCTGGGAGGGTTGATCACCCTTGTCGGCACGTCACCGAACATCGTCGTTTCGCGTGTGCGCGAGGAACTGACCGGGCAACCCTTTGCCATGTTCGACTATGCCCCCATCGGCATACTCCTCACGATCGCCGGCCTCGGATTCATGGCGGCGTTTTCCTGGCTGGTGCCGCAGCGCGTGCGGGTGAATCTCTCGGCCGAGGATGCGATGGACATCAGGGATTATCTGGTGGAGGCAAAGGTGCCAGCGAAGGCCTCCGCGGAGGGCATGACCATTGCGAGGCTTCTCAGCCTGGCAGGCGAGGACGTGACCATCATCTCCATCCTGCGCGCTGGCTCCCTGCAGATCAGACCGCTACCAGATGCCACCCTGGCTGCAGGCGATGTTGTGTTGATCGAAGGGCCAGCCGACCTCGTCGACCGGCTGGTGGTCGATGCCGGGCTCGACCTGACTGGCCAGCGTGAGCTGGCGCCTGACGGCGAAACCGGAACCGTCATCAGCATGGAAACGGTGATCACTGAAGACTCGCGGCTTGTCGGCGCCAGCGCCGAAACCTTGCGGCTCTTTCATAATCATGGCGTGAACCTGCTCGCAGTGAGCCGCCGCAACCAACGTCTCAGCCAGAAACTCGGCACCGTGCGATTCCGGCCCGGAGACATTCTGCTGTTGCAGGGCCAGGAGACGGGACTGGTGACGCTCATGCGCGACATGGGGCTGCTGCCGCTGGCCGAGCGGAAGGTGCTGCTCGGCAGCGTGCGTCATGCCGTGGTACCGGTTGCCATCCTTGTGGCCGCCATGGCAGCCACCTCGACGGGGTTTGTGCCCGTCGCCACCGCCTTTTTTGCTGCAGCGACGGCAATGGCCATGTTTGGCGTGCTGCCGTTGCGCGATCTCTATCACTCGGTGGAGGCGCCGATCCTGATGATGCTGGCCGCGCTCATTCCCGTCAGCCAGTCGCTCCAGGCCACAGGCACAACGGACCTTCTGGCAAGCGGCTTGTCGCGCGCGGGTGAGGGTTTGCCGATCCATGGGGCCATCGCGCTGGTGATGGTGGCGGCCATGGCGGTGACGCCGTTCCTCAACAATGCCGCCACCGTACTTGTGGTGGCTCCCATTGCCGCCAAATTCGCGGAAGGGCTGGGCTACCGGCCCGAAGCTTTTCTCATGGCGGTGGCCATTGGTGCGGGATGCGATTTCCTCACGCCCATCGGACACCAGTGCAATACGCTCGTCATGGGTCCGGGTGGATACCGCTTCACAGATTACATGCGGCTTGGCCTGCCGCTCTCTCTGTTGGTGATCATCTTGGCCGTGCCTGCGCTGGCGCTGATCTGGGCGTGA